The Brachyspira hyodysenteriae ATCC 27164 genome includes a window with the following:
- a CDS encoding tellurite resistance TerB family protein — translation MFLSELCENIYDEDEKKKVARSLAAFMAVDNEIDEDERKQIDLIYFEMLGRPCPESTLNKILGVEKEKIITRFKKIIDDNFDPDYRQEEAKKFLFEIISCALCNNQYDDYEKEVVNAVAKKCKVDNSVVEEMKDMINTVLVLNERTNEFIFNERI, via the coding sequence ATGTTTCTTTCTGAATTATGTGAAAATATATATGATGAAGATGAAAAAAAGAAAGTGGCAAGAAGTTTAGCTGCTTTTATGGCTGTTGATAATGAGATAGATGAAGATGAGAGAAAGCAAATAGATTTAATATATTTTGAAATGCTCGGCAGACCTTGTCCTGAAAGCACTTTAAATAAAATATTAGGTGTAGAAAAAGAAAAAATAATAACCCGTTTTAAAAAAATAATAGATGATAATTTTGATCCTGATTATAGGCAAGAAGAAGCTAAAAAATTTCTTTTTGAAATCATATCCTGTGCTTTATGCAATAACCAATATGATGATTATGAAAAAGAAGTTGTGAATGCAGTAGCTAAAAAATGTAAGGTTGATAATTCAGTAGTAGAAGAAATGAAAGATATGATTAATACCGTATTAGTTTTAAATGAAAGAACTAATGAATTTATTTTTAATGAAAGGATATAA